Proteins encoded together in one Lathyrus oleraceus cultivar Zhongwan6 chromosome 5, CAAS_Psat_ZW6_1.0, whole genome shotgun sequence window:
- the LOC127079968 gene encoding uncharacterized mitochondrial protein AtMg00860-like — translation MAPYRMSTSELSDLKKQLEELLEKKYVYGIHEYDLHPYLYLFMVMFIDDILIYFKFDEEHVKHMRVVLQTLKEKKLYVKLSKCEFWLKDVIFLGHVISNGGIAVDPLKIDVLLQWETPKSVTEIRSFMHLTGYYMRFIEGFSKLTLPLTHLTHKVQAYVWDVHYEESFQELKRKLMSAPVLIISNQVSPFFVYCDALKTGLGGVLMQNSQVVAYASRKLKFHQRNYLKHDLELAIVVFLLKI, via the exons ATGGCGCCGTATAGAATGTCTACTTCAGAGTTGAGTGATCTGAAGAAGCAATTGGAAGAGTTACTTGAGAAAAA GTATgtttatggaatacatgaataTGACTTACATCCTTATCTATATTTGTTTATGGTTATGTTCATCGATGATATTTTGATATATTTTAAGTTTGATGAAGAGCATGTGAAGCATATGAGAGTTGTGTTGCAGACTTTGAAAGAAAAGAAGTTGTATGTGAAGTTATCAaagtgtgagttctggttgaaggatgtgattttccttggtcatgtgataTCTAATGGTGGCATTGCAGTAGATCCATTAAAGATAGATGTTTTGTTGCAATGGGAAACTCCAAAGTCTGTTACTGAAATCAGAAGTTTTATGCATTTGACTGGTTATTACATGAGGTTTATTGAAGGCTTTTCTAAGTTGACGTTGCCTTTAACTCACTTGACTCATAAGGTTCAAGCTTATGTTTGGGATGTGCACTATGAGGAGAGTTTTCAGGAACTCAAGAGGAAGTTGATGTCTGCTCCAGTTTTGATTATCTCGAACCAGGTGAGTCCTTTTtttgtgtattgtgatgctttAAAGACGGGTCTAGGTGGTGTGTTAATGCAGAATAgtcaggttgtggcttatgcttctAGGAAGTTAAAATTTCATCAGAGGAATTATCTTAAGCATGACCTAGAGTTGGCAATCGTGGTGTTTTTGTTAAAGATTTGA